Proteins encoded by one window of Chloroflexota bacterium:
- a CDS encoding cation transporter, with protein sequence MLVVLGLTTAYLLAEVVGGLLSGSLALLADAGHMLTDVFGLTMSLAALRIAARPATPSKTYGFHRAEVLAAVANAILLFGIAVSVLYEAWHRFAEPEAVASVPMLVVAVGGLIVNAVGFKVLHGAAHSSLNMRGAMLEVVADMVGSVGAILAAVTIMLTGWTQADPLVSVLVALFILPRAWALLRSGLDVLLEATPAHLDLKKVVGAMALVPGVAAVHDVHAWTIASGYVAMSAHVQATGRPSADVLHDLQRLLRDDLHVGHITLQVESADHIDDGACCVVDPRCLPTGLGS encoded by the coding sequence CTGCTGGTGGTTCTCGGTCTCACTACGGCGTACCTGCTGGCGGAAGTCGTCGGCGGCCTCCTCTCCGGCTCGCTGGCCCTGCTGGCCGACGCCGGCCACATGCTCACGGATGTGTTTGGCCTGACGATGTCGCTGGCGGCGTTGCGTATCGCTGCGCGGCCTGCGACGCCCTCCAAGACCTACGGCTTCCATCGTGCCGAGGTGCTGGCCGCCGTCGCCAACGCGATCCTGCTGTTCGGCATCGCCGTCAGCGTGCTCTACGAGGCCTGGCACCGCTTTGCCGAGCCGGAGGCCGTCGCCAGCGTGCCGATGCTGGTGGTGGCTGTGGGCGGCCTGATCGTCAACGCCGTCGGCTTCAAGGTCTTGCATGGGGCGGCGCACAGCAGCCTGAACATGCGTGGCGCGATGCTGGAAGTCGTCGCGGACATGGTCGGGTCAGTCGGCGCGATCCTCGCCGCCGTCACCATCATGCTCACGGGCTGGACCCAGGCCGACCCGCTGGTCTCGGTGCTGGTGGCACTGTTCATCCTGCCACGGGCCTGGGCGCTGCTCCGGAGCGGCCTCGACGTGCTGCTGGAGGCGACGCCCGCGCACCTGGATCTCAAGAAGGTGGTCGGGGCGATGGCCCTGGTGCCGGGCGTGGCGGCGGTGCACGACGTGCACGCCTGGACGATTGCCAGCGGGTACGTCGCCATGAGCGCCCACGTCCAGGCGACGGGCCGCCCCTCCGCCGACGTGCTGCACGACCTGCAGCGGCTGCTGCGCGACGACCTGCACGTCGGGCATATCACCCTGCAAGTTGAGAGCGCCGACCACATCGATGACGGCGCGTGCTGCGTGGTCGATCCGCGCTGCCTCCCCACCGGCTTAGGGTCGTAG
- a CDS encoding Gfo/Idh/MocA family oxidoreductase, with protein sequence MPTKDGRVGFGVIGLNFGLGRCRAIQQVPEAELVAVASRTEQTAQRVGAELGVDAYSDYHRLLARDDVDVVCVFTPNAFHRDIAIDAARAGKHLVVTKPLEITLDRVDAIIEAAEAHGVKLATEYMERFKPGHYLGYQAIADGSLGRLVTGEFTYKCFRPQSYYTGTRGTWAVDGGGVMLLQAIHSLDVMLWYLGEVESVVARTATLTHAMETEDTALALVTFTSGAMATLVGTTTFHNDRPAGQYGGGSMTRIEIGGDKGSLILTDGQVAMWKSLEADQPPEAVSPVLNTFQDMARWVRDDAYTSPTLVKAADSRRAIELILAIYESARSGQVIRLK encoded by the coding sequence ATGCCAACGAAGGATGGACGCGTCGGCTTTGGCGTCATCGGGCTGAACTTCGGCCTGGGACGCTGCCGCGCGATTCAGCAGGTGCCCGAGGCCGAACTGGTCGCCGTGGCCTCGCGGACCGAGCAGACGGCCCAGCGCGTCGGCGCAGAGCTGGGGGTCGACGCGTACAGCGACTACCATCGCCTGCTGGCCCGCGACGATGTGGATGTCGTCTGCGTGTTCACCCCGAACGCCTTCCACCGCGACATCGCCATTGACGCCGCCAGGGCCGGCAAGCACCTCGTGGTGACGAAGCCGCTCGAGATCACCCTGGACCGGGTGGATGCCATCATCGAGGCGGCCGAGGCGCACGGCGTCAAGCTGGCGACGGAGTACATGGAGCGGTTCAAGCCCGGGCACTACCTGGGGTATCAGGCCATCGCCGACGGCTCGCTGGGCCGGCTGGTGACCGGCGAGTTCACCTACAAATGCTTCCGTCCGCAGAGCTACTACACCGGCACCCGTGGCACCTGGGCCGTGGACGGCGGCGGCGTGATGCTGCTCCAGGCGATCCACTCGCTGGACGTGATGCTCTGGTACCTGGGCGAGGTCGAGAGCGTGGTGGCGCGCACGGCCACCCTGACCCATGCGATGGAGACCGAGGATACGGCGCTGGCGCTGGTCACCTTCACCAGCGGCGCGATGGCGACGCTCGTCGGCACCACGACGTTCCACAACGACCGCCCGGCCGGCCAGTACGGCGGCGGCTCGATGACGCGCATCGAGATCGGCGGGGACAAGGGCAGCCTGATCCTGACCGATGGGCAGGTGGCGATGTGGAAGTCGCTGGAGGCCGACCAGCCGCCAGAGGCCGTGTCGCCGGTCCTGAACACGTTCCAGGACATGGCGCGCTGGGTCCGCGACGACGCCTACACCTCGCCGACGCTGGTGAAGGCGGCAGACTCGCGCAGGGCCATCGAGCTGATCCTGGCGATCTACGAGTCGGCGCGGAGCGGGCAGGTGATCCGGCTCAAGTAG
- a CDS encoding metallophosphoesterase produces MQTLPMTNGGQVLPNGEVRAEDAGPRPVRILAICDEVDKRLYGQGIEARRGHYDLLLTCGDLPAYYIDYIASILGVPTYGIHGNHDGSLARNQDENGHGADWGFHELHGRTVKEQGLLIGGFDGSLRYNQGSYQYSEFGMRTAIWGMIPQLLTNKLLYGRYLDILLTHAPPRHIHDQEDRPHRGFEVFRWFLRTFRPRYHLHGHIHIYNNRTTTRTVYHETEVLNVFPYRDLLVTPPGRRQSASLGPP; encoded by the coding sequence ATGCAGACGCTCCCCATGACCAATGGTGGTCAGGTTCTACCGAACGGTGAGGTTCGGGCGGAGGATGCTGGCCCGCGTCCGGTCCGCATCCTCGCCATCTGCGACGAGGTCGACAAGCGGCTGTACGGCCAGGGCATCGAGGCCAGGCGCGGCCACTACGACCTGCTCCTGACCTGCGGTGACCTGCCGGCCTACTACATCGACTACATCGCCAGCATCCTCGGGGTGCCGACCTACGGGATCCACGGCAACCATGACGGCTCGTTGGCGCGCAACCAGGATGAGAACGGGCACGGTGCAGACTGGGGCTTCCACGAGCTGCATGGGCGGACCGTCAAGGAGCAGGGGCTGCTGATCGGCGGTTTCGACGGCTCGCTACGCTACAACCAGGGCTCGTACCAGTACAGCGAGTTCGGGATGCGGACGGCGATCTGGGGCATGATCCCGCAGCTGTTGACCAACAAGCTGCTGTATGGCCGCTACCTCGACATCTTGCTGACCCACGCCCCGCCCCGCCACATCCACGATCAGGAAGACCGTCCGCATCGTGGCTTCGAGGTGTTCCGCTGGTTCTTGCGTACGTTCCGCCCGCGCTACCACCTGCACGGGCACATCCACATCTACAACAACCGCACCACGACGCGCACCGTCTACCACGAGACCGAGGTGCTCAACGTCTTTCCGTATCGGGATCTGCTGGTGACGCCGCCGGGCCGCCGTCAGTCGGCGTCGCTGGGGCCGCCGTAG
- a CDS encoding universal stress protein, with translation MVKRILIPVDLTPLGEAKLPVAQEYARAFNADVLLLHILPARAVTAEVISPAEATARAYLDILVAGMAAAGVRAAGMIRTGSTAAAIVDEAWEQQVDLIILGANVRPVLRSVVIGSVADEVVRAAHCPVLLVRPKLDSAAAAPLRSFDDDAARAGPLRRRTLGLRTIEVGRIIGTVGRVRELGPDFRPLKRRKSDEERLAGIRKAMEEGRTLPPLDLYKLGFGYYVLDGHHRVAAAREIDVVEMEAEVTEFVPLADPEAARTFAERRAFEGSTGLRDVGAIHPDSYKRLGEMIAEFQAEQGIRDYPDAAQRWYGSVFRPLWQRIREERFTRYFPGDRSADFVARIGAWRSEMLEHGAPAVSWEAALEGFVATLESEHVARDQAGRPGRRRSSQAAPAPTATPAPTSTPTAAPAPTAAPATPTDGGPAASPADPDTERR, from the coding sequence ATGGTCAAACGGATCCTGATCCCGGTCGATCTCACGCCACTCGGCGAGGCCAAGCTGCCGGTGGCTCAGGAGTATGCGCGCGCGTTCAACGCCGACGTGCTCCTGTTGCACATTCTGCCGGCCAGGGCCGTGACTGCCGAGGTGATCAGCCCGGCCGAGGCCACCGCCCGCGCCTACCTCGACATCCTGGTGGCCGGGATGGCCGCCGCCGGCGTCCGCGCGGCCGGCATGATCCGCACCGGCTCCACCGCCGCCGCCATCGTGGACGAGGCCTGGGAGCAGCAAGTCGACCTGATCATCCTCGGCGCGAACGTGCGGCCGGTCCTCCGGAGCGTCGTCATCGGCAGCGTGGCCGACGAGGTCGTGCGGGCGGCCCACTGCCCCGTGCTGCTGGTCCGCCCGAAGCTGGATTCGGCAGCCGCCGCCCCTCTCCGCAGCTTTGACGACGACGCCGCCCGGGCTGGCCCGCTCCGACGCCGCACGCTCGGGCTGCGGACCATCGAGGTCGGGCGGATCATCGGCACGGTCGGCCGGGTGCGCGAGCTCGGCCCCGACTTCCGCCCGCTCAAGCGCCGCAAGAGCGACGAAGAGCGGCTGGCCGGCATCCGCAAGGCGATGGAGGAGGGGCGAACGCTGCCGCCGCTGGACCTGTACAAGCTCGGGTTCGGCTACTACGTGCTGGACGGCCATCACCGCGTCGCCGCCGCCCGCGAGATCGACGTGGTCGAGATGGAGGCCGAGGTCACCGAGTTCGTGCCGCTGGCCGATCCGGAGGCCGCACGGACCTTTGCCGAGCGGCGCGCCTTCGAAGGCTCGACGGGCCTCAGGGACGTGGGGGCCATCCACCCGGACAGCTACAAGCGGCTCGGCGAGATGATCGCGGAGTTCCAGGCCGAGCAGGGCATCCGCGACTACCCCGACGCTGCGCAGCGCTGGTACGGCTCGGTCTTCCGGCCGCTCTGGCAGCGCATCCGCGAGGAACGGTTCACCCGGTACTTCCCAGGGGACCGCTCGGCCGACTTCGTCGCGCGCATCGGAGCGTGGCGCAGCGAGATGCTGGAGCACGGCGCGCCGGCCGTCTCATGGGAGGCCGCCCTCGAAGGGTTCGTGGCGACGCTCGAATCGGAGCACGTCGCGCGGGATCAGGCCGGGCGGCCGGGTCGGCGCCGGAGCAGCCAGGCCGCACCTGCGCCGACCGCGACGCCGGCGCCGACCTCCACGCCGACAGCGGCCCCAGCGCCTACGGCGGCCCCAGCGACGCCGACTGACGGCGGCCCGGCGGCGTCACCAGCAGATCCCGATACGGAAAGACGTTGA
- a CDS encoding phosphate/phosphite/phosphonate ABC transporter substrate-binding protein, with the protein MRFPWRTPDATSPPSPLRCAVLVCTLFVLAGCTMVQPRTAPLGAERNPLKLALAATIEPQRIVTTGEPLVRQLEAATGLRIKLTAPTSHAAVIEGLGTHNVDVGWLGPFAYVLARERVGAQPLLTSVRAGSRTIAGQIVVHADSGITTLEGLRRKRIAFVEPASVTGNLLPRALLLSAGLDPASAFSETPFLGTPERVVMAVYRREVESGATFGERRPGAGDDARLAVQASLPDVLTRVRVLARTTPVPNGALVARKELPAALAQTLQEGLLRIAASAEGARALRALDNIDGFAPAADADFEPVREVVARLGLNLDDLAAPGHAPSIP; encoded by the coding sequence ATGCGGTTTCCGTGGCGCACGCCTGACGCAACCTCACCCCCCAGCCCGCTGCGTTGCGCCGTCCTGGTCTGCACGCTCTTCGTCCTGGCCGGCTGCACCATGGTGCAGCCGCGGACCGCCCCGCTCGGCGCCGAGCGCAACCCGCTCAAGCTAGCCCTCGCCGCCACCATCGAGCCGCAACGTATCGTGACGACGGGCGAGCCGCTCGTGCGGCAGTTGGAGGCCGCGACGGGCCTCCGCATCAAGCTCACAGCGCCCACCTCGCACGCCGCCGTCATCGAAGGGCTGGGCACGCACAACGTGGACGTCGGCTGGCTCGGACCGTTCGCCTACGTGCTGGCGCGCGAACGCGTCGGCGCACAGCCGCTCCTGACCAGCGTGCGCGCTGGCAGCCGGACCATCGCCGGGCAGATCGTCGTGCACGCCGACAGCGGCATCACCACGCTCGAGGGGCTGCGGCGCAAGCGCATCGCCTTCGTCGAGCCAGCCTCCGTGACGGGCAACCTGCTGCCGCGCGCCCTGCTGCTGTCCGCGGGACTGGATCCCGCAAGCGCCTTCTCCGAGACGCCGTTCCTCGGCACGCCGGAACGTGTCGTCATGGCAGTCTACCGCCGAGAGGTGGAGAGCGGCGCAACGTTTGGCGAGCGCCGCCCCGGCGCCGGCGACGACGCTCGCCTGGCGGTTCAGGCGTCGCTCCCAGACGTGCTGACCCGTGTCCGCGTGCTGGCCCGCACCACCCCCGTCCCAAACGGCGCACTCGTCGCTCGCAAGGAGCTGCCGGCAGCGCTGGCGCAAACCCTGCAGGAGGGGCTGCTGCGAATCGCCGCGAGCGCCGAGGGCGCTCGAGCGCTTCGCGCGCTGGACAATATCGACGGGTTTGCGCCAGCCGCTGATGCCGACTTCGAGCCGGTCCGCGAGGTCGTCGCCCGCCTGGGGCTGAACCTGGACGACCTCGCCGCACCGGGGCACGCCCCGAGCATACCGTAG